Proteins from a genomic interval of Mesobacillus sp. S13:
- the recG gene encoding ATP-dependent DNA helicase RecG — MARKRARQSKRDLAELQKQREEGERQHRLARSWRPRLSVYRLIIMNVQLRQPVTAVKGIGNEMADTLADMRIRTVGDLLEYFPYRYEDYRLKDLAEVKHDERVTVEGVVHSEPSVVYYGRKKNRLTVRLLVGRYLIIATFFNQPYLKQKINVGETISVTGKWDQHRQTITATQMSVGEHAKSQDFEPVYAVKGKMTVKTIRRLIKQAFSQFGHEIEEILPAELLQKYKLLNRRDALRIMHLPSGSEEMKQARRRFVYEEFLLFQLKMQSLRKLEREQSPGIAISYELDKLKAFISGLPFPLTGAQKRVVNEILGDMKSPYRMNRLLQGDVGSGKTVVAAIALYASKTAGYQGALMVPTEILAEQHSQSLAQMLEPFGISVALLTSSVKGKRRREMLDQLKLGEIDVLIGTHALIQDEVDFHNLGLVITDEQHRFGVEQRRVLREKGENPDVLFMTATPIPRTLAITVFGEMDVSVIDEMPAGRKTIETYWAKHEMLERVLAFMEKELAKGRQAYVICPLIEESDKLDVQNAIDVHSTLSFFFKDRYKVGLMHGRLHSDEKEQVMKSFSENEVQVLVSTTVVEVGVNVPNATVMLIYDAERFGLAQLHQLRGRVGRGSDQSYCILLADPKSEVGKERMKIMSETNDGFVLSEKDLELRGPGDFFGKKQSGLPEFKVADMVHDYRALETARNDAALLVQSEAFWHGGKYRLLRVYLEETGALANEKLD, encoded by the coding sequence ATTGCCCGAAAAAGAGCTAGGCAGTCAAAAAGGGATTTAGCAGAACTTCAGAAACAGCGTGAGGAGGGGGAGCGGCAACACCGGTTGGCCAGGAGCTGGAGGCCTCGATTATCGGTATACCGCTTGATAATCATGAATGTACAATTAAGACAACCAGTAACAGCAGTTAAAGGAATCGGTAATGAAATGGCGGATACCTTGGCAGACATGCGCATCAGGACTGTCGGTGACTTGCTTGAATACTTCCCATACCGTTATGAGGATTATCGACTTAAGGATCTTGCGGAAGTTAAACATGACGAGAGGGTCACGGTAGAAGGAGTGGTTCACAGCGAACCTTCCGTTGTATATTATGGCCGCAAAAAGAACCGTTTGACAGTGAGGCTTTTAGTTGGCCGTTATTTGATCATTGCTACATTCTTTAACCAGCCCTATCTAAAGCAGAAAATAAATGTCGGGGAAACCATCTCAGTTACCGGGAAGTGGGATCAGCACAGACAGACGATCACCGCCACTCAAATGTCAGTAGGTGAGCATGCAAAGAGCCAGGATTTCGAACCTGTGTATGCTGTAAAAGGGAAAATGACCGTGAAAACGATCAGAAGGCTGATCAAGCAGGCATTCTCCCAATTCGGACACGAAATCGAAGAAATCTTGCCGGCGGAGCTTCTTCAGAAGTATAAGCTGCTGAACCGAAGGGATGCTCTAAGGATCATGCATCTCCCGTCAGGTTCTGAAGAGATGAAGCAGGCAAGAAGAAGGTTTGTTTATGAGGAGTTTCTTTTATTCCAGCTTAAAATGCAGTCCTTGAGAAAACTCGAACGGGAACAGAGCCCAGGAATTGCGATTTCATATGAATTGGACAAGCTAAAAGCATTCATCTCAGGCCTGCCCTTTCCGCTAACAGGGGCGCAGAAACGGGTGGTGAATGAAATTCTTGGGGACATGAAGTCACCTTATCGCATGAATCGCCTCCTTCAGGGAGATGTAGGCTCGGGTAAAACAGTCGTTGCAGCGATTGCACTTTATGCCTCTAAGACTGCCGGTTATCAAGGGGCATTAATGGTTCCGACCGAAATTTTGGCCGAACAGCACTCGCAGTCATTGGCGCAAATGCTGGAACCTTTCGGGATTTCAGTTGCCCTTCTGACAAGCTCTGTCAAAGGCAAGCGGCGAAGGGAAATGCTTGATCAGCTAAAGCTCGGTGAAATTGACGTTTTGATAGGGACACATGCTTTGATCCAGGATGAAGTGGATTTTCACAACCTGGGACTGGTGATTACGGATGAACAGCATCGTTTCGGTGTTGAGCAGAGACGAGTGCTGAGGGAAAAAGGGGAAAATCCTGATGTCCTGTTCATGACTGCGACTCCAATACCACGGACTCTTGCCATTACCGTTTTTGGTGAAATGGATGTCTCAGTGATCGATGAAATGCCAGCAGGCCGAAAAACAATTGAAACGTATTGGGCGAAACACGAAATGCTTGAAAGAGTTCTTGCCTTCATGGAAAAAGAGCTGGCGAAAGGAAGACAGGCCTATGTGATTTGCCCTCTTATCGAAGAGTCTGATAAGTTGGACGTCCAGAACGCAATTGATGTGCACAGCACATTGAGCTTCTTTTTTAAGGACCGTTACAAGGTCGGACTGATGCATGGACGCCTTCATTCTGATGAGAAAGAACAAGTCATGAAATCATTCAGTGAAAATGAGGTCCAGGTCCTTGTTTCGACCACAGTAGTCGAGGTTGGGGTGAATGTACCGAATGCGACGGTCATGCTGATTTATGACGCCGAGCGATTTGGCCTGGCACAGCTTCACCAATTAAGAGGCAGGGTTGGACGTGGCAGTGACCAATCGTACTGTATTCTGCTTGCAGATCCTAAAAGTGAAGTCGGGAAAGAGCGTATGAAAATTATGTCTGAAACGAATGATGGATTTGTCCTTAGTGAGAAGGATTTAGAACTTCGGGGGCCAGGAGACTTCTTTGGAAAAAAACAAAGCGGCCTGCCGGAATTCAAGGTGGCAGATATGGTCCATGATTACCGTGCGTTAGAAACAGCGAGGAACGATGCTGCTTTGCTTGTTCAATCAGAAGCTTTCTGGCACGGCGGAAAATATAGATTATTACGGGTGTATCTGGAGGAAACAGGTGCTCTTGCCAATGAGAAACTGGATTGA
- the spoVM gene encoding stage V sporulation protein SpoVM, with protein sequence MRFYTIKLPKFLGGLVRAMLGAFKKE encoded by the coding sequence ATGAGATTCTATACAATCAAACTGCCTAAATTTTTAGGGGGCCTCGTACGGGCGATGTTAGGTGCATTTAAAAAGGAATAG
- the rsgA gene encoding ribosome small subunit-dependent GTPase A, whose amino-acid sequence MPEGKIIKALSGFYYVANEDRVVQCRGRGVFRKNKVTPLVGDEVVFQAENDTEGYILEVKSRKNELVRPPIANVDQAILVFSAVEPDFSTALLDRFLVLVEYNQIEPLICITKMDLTNEEQKSRLEEYAKDYRNAGYEVIFTSSETSEGLEKLKPHIEGKISVFAGQSGVGKSSLLNAIRPDLELKTDDISSHLGRGKHTTRHVELITINNGLVADTPGFSSLEFTEIEAEELNSCFPDIAEISEDCKFRGCLHMAEPKCAVKAAVESGSLPEYRYSHYKDFLLEIKDRKPRY is encoded by the coding sequence ATGCCTGAGGGCAAAATTATAAAGGCGCTGAGCGGTTTTTATTATGTTGCGAATGAAGATAGGGTTGTCCAGTGCCGCGGCCGCGGGGTTTTTCGCAAAAACAAGGTAACACCGCTGGTAGGTGACGAGGTCGTTTTTCAGGCTGAGAATGATACGGAAGGGTATATCCTTGAAGTTAAAAGCCGCAAGAATGAGTTGGTACGCCCGCCGATTGCGAATGTAGACCAGGCCATCCTTGTTTTTTCAGCTGTAGAACCCGATTTCAGTACAGCCCTGCTCGACAGGTTTTTGGTACTTGTTGAATATAACCAAATCGAGCCACTCATCTGCATCACAAAAATGGATTTAACCAATGAAGAGCAAAAGTCCCGGCTGGAGGAATACGCTAAGGACTATCGGAATGCAGGATATGAGGTTATTTTTACTTCCTCTGAAACATCAGAGGGACTGGAAAAACTAAAACCCCATATTGAAGGCAAGATATCTGTTTTTGCCGGGCAATCCGGAGTGGGAAAATCATCTCTGCTAAATGCAATCCGTCCGGATCTGGAGTTGAAAACCGATGATATATCCTCCCATCTGGGCAGGGGTAAGCATACGACTAGGCATGTTGAGCTTATTACCATCAATAATGGACTAGTAGCTGACACTCCCGGTTTCAGTTCTCTGGAATTTACAGAGATTGAAGCGGAGGAACTGAATTCATGCTTCCCGGACATCGCTGAGATCAGTGAGGATTGCAAATTCCGGGGTTGCCTTCATATGGCTGAACCTAAATGTGCTGTCAAAGCAGCAGTAGAGTCAGGTTCATTGCCAGAATACAGGTATTCGCATTACAAGGACTTCTTGTTAGAAATCAAAGATAGAAAGCCGAGGTACTGA
- the rpmB gene encoding 50S ribosomal protein L28: MPRKCVVTGKSTRSGNARSHAMNANKRTWGANLQKVRILVDGKPKRVWVSARALRSGKVERV, encoded by the coding sequence ATGCCACGTAAATGTGTAGTAACTGGTAAATCAACTCGTTCTGGTAACGCACGCTCTCACGCAATGAACGCTAACAAGCGTACATGGGGTGCTAACCTTCAAAAAGTACGTATTCTTGTAGACGGTAAGCCTAAGCGTGTTTGGGTATCTGCAAGAGCTCTAAGATCAGGTAAAGTTGAACGCGTTTAA
- the rpe gene encoding ribulose-phosphate 3-epimerase, whose translation MVKIAPSILSADFARLGEEIKDVERGGADYIHVDVMDGHFVPNITIGPLIVEAIRPVTKLPLDVHLMIENPDQYIEAFAKAGADYITVHVEASRHLHRTIQLIKSTGVKAGVVLNPATPVDSLKHIIEDVDMVLLMSVNPGFGGQKFISSVLPKIKQVKELADALNPDLEIEVDGGVNEETAKLCVEAGANVLVAGSAVFNKEDRGTAIASLR comes from the coding sequence ATGGTGAAAATTGCACCTTCAATTTTATCAGCCGACTTTGCCCGCCTGGGGGAAGAAATTAAGGATGTCGAACGAGGTGGCGCTGATTATATTCATGTGGATGTAATGGATGGGCATTTCGTGCCGAATATAACGATAGGTCCTCTGATTGTTGAAGCAATCAGGCCTGTAACAAAGCTGCCGCTTGATGTCCACCTGATGATCGAGAATCCGGACCAGTATATCGAAGCTTTCGCAAAGGCAGGAGCGGATTATATTACTGTTCATGTGGAAGCCAGCAGGCATCTTCACAGGACGATTCAACTGATTAAATCTACAGGTGTCAAAGCGGGGGTTGTCCTGAATCCGGCAACGCCCGTGGACAGCCTGAAGCATATTATCGAGGATGTAGACATGGTGCTGCTTATGTCCGTGAATCCTGGATTTGGCGGCCAGAAATTCATTTCCTCCGTACTGCCGAAAATCAAGCAGGTGAAAGAACTTGCAGACGCACTGAATCCTGATCTCGAGATTGAAGTCGATGGTGGCGTGAACGAAGAAACAGCCAAGCTTTGTGTAGAAGCAGGAGCTAATGTACTTGTAGCCGGTTCAGCAGTCTTTAATAAGGAAGACAGAGGAACTGCTATTGCAAGCTTAAGATAG
- a CDS encoding DAK2 domain-containing protein has product MSINVLDGKRFAEMVIQGANHLAANAKYVDALNVFPVPDGDTGTNMNLSMTSGAKEVKNNVQEHIGKVGSALAKGLLMGARGNSGVILSQLFRGFAKAIENKPTVNSVEFAAALNAGVETAYKAVMKPVEGTILTVAKDAARHAVAVANNHENLIGLMEEVLKEAKASLNRTPDLLPVLKEVGVVDSGGQGLVFVYEGFLAELKGEKLPDSPSAMPNMNELVSAEHHKSVQSHMNTEDIEFGYCTEFMVRLEGKEAFSEENFRQDLSKYGDSLLVISDEEVVKVHIHSEQPGEVLTYGQKYGNLINMKIENMRQQHTDIVGEPSTPLRTQANEPKKEKREYGIVAVSMGSGIAELFRSIGANAVIEGGQTMNPSTEDIIKAIKEVNARKVIILPNNKNIIMAAEQAAEVAEEEVVVIPSKTVPQGMTALLSFNPSAEPGENKEAMTEAMQHVKTGQLTYAVRDTSIDGLEISTGDFMGISDGKIVLKDQDKVKAAKDLLEQMLDEDSEILTILKGEDASDEDVESIVEFVESNYGDVEVEVHNGEQPLYAFIFAIE; this is encoded by the coding sequence GTGTCTATTAATGTTCTAGACGGAAAACGTTTTGCGGAGATGGTGATTCAGGGTGCCAACCATTTGGCGGCGAATGCCAAGTATGTCGACGCACTGAACGTCTTCCCTGTTCCTGATGGTGATACGGGAACGAATATGAATTTATCCATGACTTCCGGTGCTAAGGAAGTAAAGAACAATGTACAGGAACATATCGGAAAGGTTGGTTCTGCGCTTGCCAAAGGCTTGCTTATGGGAGCGAGAGGTAACTCTGGGGTTATCCTTTCCCAACTATTCCGTGGTTTTGCAAAAGCGATCGAAAACAAGCCGACTGTGAACTCTGTAGAGTTTGCCGCTGCGTTGAATGCAGGTGTCGAAACAGCTTATAAGGCTGTCATGAAACCTGTGGAAGGCACGATTTTAACGGTAGCCAAGGATGCTGCAAGGCATGCTGTGGCTGTTGCCAATAACCATGAAAACCTTATTGGCTTGATGGAAGAAGTGCTTAAAGAAGCGAAGGCATCATTAAACCGCACACCAGACTTACTGCCCGTCCTGAAGGAAGTAGGAGTTGTGGACAGTGGCGGCCAAGGTCTTGTATTCGTTTATGAAGGCTTCCTTGCAGAATTGAAGGGTGAAAAGCTTCCTGATTCCCCATCTGCAATGCCGAACATGAATGAGCTTGTCAGCGCTGAGCATCATAAGAGCGTCCAGAGCCACATGAATACAGAGGATATCGAATTCGGCTATTGTACTGAATTCATGGTCAGGCTTGAAGGAAAAGAAGCATTCTCAGAGGAAAATTTCCGCCAGGACTTGAGTAAATACGGCGATTCTCTTCTTGTCATTTCTGATGAAGAGGTTGTAAAGGTACATATCCACTCAGAACAGCCTGGCGAGGTTCTGACTTATGGACAAAAATATGGAAACCTCATTAATATGAAAATTGAAAACATGCGCCAGCAGCACACGGATATTGTCGGTGAACCATCTACTCCGCTTCGAACACAGGCAAATGAGCCGAAAAAGGAAAAGCGTGAGTACGGAATCGTCGCTGTCTCTATGGGTTCTGGAATTGCTGAGCTATTCCGCAGCATCGGTGCTAACGCCGTGATCGAAGGCGGACAGACAATGAATCCAAGCACAGAGGATATCATTAAAGCAATCAAAGAAGTGAACGCTCGCAAGGTCATCATCCTGCCGAACAATAAAAATATCATCATGGCGGCTGAGCAGGCTGCTGAGGTAGCGGAGGAAGAAGTAGTCGTCATTCCTTCAAAAACTGTTCCTCAGGGAATGACGGCATTGCTTTCATTTAACCCATCAGCAGAACCTGGTGAAAATAAAGAAGCCATGACTGAAGCTATGCAGCATGTGAAAACAGGCCAACTGACATATGCAGTCCGCGACACAAGTATTGACGGACTTGAAATTTCAACAGGAGATTTCATGGGCATTTCCGATGGCAAGATTGTCCTGAAGGATCAGGATAAAGTCAAGGCAGCGAAGGATCTATTGGAACAGATGCTTGACGAAGATTCAGAAATCCTGACAATCCTGAAGGGTGAAGACGCTTCTGATGAGGATGTCGAATCCATTGTTGAGTTTGTTGAAAGCAATTATGGCGATGTAGAAGTTGAAGTGCATAATGGAGAACAGCCATTATACGCTTTCATCTTTGCGATCGAATAA
- a CDS encoding Asp23/Gls24 family envelope stress response protein encodes MSIELKTKYGQIDISNDVIATIAGGAAVDCYGIVGMASKNQIKDGLTDILRRENFTRGVIVRQENEEVHIDMYIIVSYGTKISEVAHNVQSKVKYTLDKTVGLAVDSVNIYVQGVRVTNP; translated from the coding sequence ATGTCCATCGAGCTAAAAACGAAGTACGGACAAATTGATATATCAAATGATGTCATTGCAACGATCGCGGGCGGCGCAGCAGTCGATTGTTATGGTATTGTCGGGATGGCTTCAAAGAATCAGATCAAGGACGGATTGACAGATATTTTGCGCAGGGAGAATTTCACTCGCGGAGTAATCGTTCGCCAGGAAAACGAAGAAGTACATATCGATATGTATATTATTGTGAGCTATGGGACGAAAATTTCCGAGGTGGCCCACAATGTCCAGTCAAAGGTTAAGTACACTCTTGATAAAACTGTAGGGCTGGCAGTTGACTCGGTCAATATTTACGTTCAGGGTGTTCGTGTAACGAACCCGTAA
- a CDS encoding thiamine diphosphokinase, giving the protein MIINLVAGGPANLIPDFHSYDGRNVIWIGIDRGVSYLLKAGIKSSAAFGDFDSVSEAELSEIEEAVLDVNKFKPEKDETDMELALNWALEQKPESIKVFGATGGRLDHLMANIQLLLKPLQDGSSIHIEMIDTKNILYVKGPGTYSMSKMDEFKYISFLPVTPAVSGLTLENFKYPLNDCHIPMGSTLCISNELIRGHGNFSFSEGILLVVRSKD; this is encoded by the coding sequence ATGATTATAAACTTAGTAGCAGGAGGACCGGCAAACCTGATACCAGACTTTCATTCATATGACGGAAGAAATGTAATCTGGATTGGGATTGATCGAGGTGTATCCTATTTATTGAAGGCGGGCATCAAGTCATCAGCCGCTTTTGGCGATTTTGACTCCGTGTCAGAAGCAGAATTGTCAGAGATTGAAGAAGCTGTTTTGGACGTGAATAAATTCAAGCCTGAAAAAGATGAGACAGATATGGAACTGGCTTTAAACTGGGCTCTTGAGCAGAAACCAGAATCCATAAAGGTATTTGGCGCAACCGGTGGAAGGTTGGATCATTTGATGGCAAACATCCAGCTTCTGCTCAAGCCTCTTCAGGATGGTTCTTCTATTCATATCGAAATGATTGATACAAAAAATATTTTATATGTTAAAGGGCCAGGCACCTATTCCATGAGCAAGATGGATGAATTTAAATATATTTCCTTCCTCCCTGTAACACCAGCCGTCTCTGGACTGACGCTAGAAAATTTTAAATACCCATTAAATGACTGTCATATTCCTATGGGGTCGACACTATGTATTAGTAATGAACTTATTAGAGGTCATGGTAATTTTTCATTTTCTGAAGGCATATTATTAGTTGTAAGGAGCAAGGATTGA